In Kutzneria kofuensis, the DNA window GGATCTTCGCCGAATCCGACGCCGGGCCGCTGCCGGCCGAGATGGGCGTCACCGGCCGCGGGCTGTACTCGCTGGAGGACGTCTACGTGCACGTGTTGGAGCGCGCGGACGAGTCGATCTCCGACGCGATGCGGCGCAACCACGACAAACCGGCGTTCGCCAAGATCATGGACGACCTCAGCCCGTTCATCAGCGCGTACCGGCCGGATTCCTGGAAGGGGCCCGCGGACGCGGTGGCGAAGGAGTTCTATCGCTGGCGCGCCGACGGCTGACGACCACCGGCCACGCCGCGACGAGAATGAGGGAGAACACCGATATGAGCGCGCAACCGTTTCGACTCGAGAACCTGATGGACATTCTCGAGCACAAGGCCGGGCTGCCGGCCGCCGACCGGGTCACGGACGAAAGACTGACGCTGGCCGCGATAGGGCTGGATTCCCTGGCGTTTCTGACCCTCCAGTCGGTTCTGGAGGCCCGGTACGGATTCGAGTTGCCGGACGAGGCCATGCGGCACCGCCCGTTCGCGGACATCATCGCCGCGGTCAACGAGCGGCTCGAGGCGGCGAACCCGCTATGAGCGGACACACCGAGAACTCGGTGTTCATCGGCGCTCCGATCGACCTGGTCTGGAGCATGACGAACGACGTGGCGTCCTGGCCGACGCTGTTCACCGAGTACGCCACCGTGGACATCCTGGCCCGTGAGGAGAACACGG includes these proteins:
- a CDS encoding acyl carrier protein, whose amino-acid sequence is MRENTDMSAQPFRLENLMDILEHKAGLPAADRVTDERLTLAAIGLDSLAFLTLQSVLEARYGFELPDEAMRHRPFADIIAAVNERLEAANPL